AAGATGGTCAATACTTAATTTTGACAAAATCGAAAAATGCAGAATGCTGACAAAGTCCCTTCATTTTCAAGACAAGGGAAGGAGAGGCTTTAATCCTCCCCAGATGGAGGTGGTGTGCCACTGACGGATCTTCTTAATCCTCTGAGCTGGTTTTATCAGTGCACAAGCAAGCCACGCTTTACCGGTGAGCCAGGAAGTGGCTACGCAGCGAGTTCCCCCTCACTGatgtcagatgtttttttttttttccttcttctttttcttcttcttttttaaaaaatgattttgcagCTATTAGAGTAAGTGCATAGTATGGGAGTCAGGTTGTTTATTTAGAAAAGGCACTTTGAGGCTTCTGCCATTACAGCACAACTGGGGTAGTGGGGACACCGGTATCCCACATGACTTTTCCTGCTCACTTCACCTCACAGCTGTTGCTGCCTGAACAGCTGCAGCATAGTGGAAGAAAGCCCCAGGGGATCCCTTTAAGTGGCTGTCACATGGGTGCTTTGGTAAGCAGTAGGAAGGAAGAGTTTCAGATCTGTGGCGCAGGTGTCAGGAATCCGTGGCCCTGCATTGTCATCAGTAGTCTCAGTGAGCTGTTTGTGCTTCACTGACAGTGTTGTAAATCTGAATGGATATTCTAAAGTGAACTGCATAAGGATTTAGAGCCTTTGTTTGTTCCAGAATATAGGATTGTCTGTTATGTGATGGTCATGTGTACTGTTTTTatgaacaatattttatattttgcatctttattgttttgttttgaactgTATGTTGTTCACCTTTTTAGCTTAGTAACCATTCTATAAATGTCTTCTGAACTTCAAGAAGTACTTTTTTAGGAACTCTAGTTACAGCATGCAGTTGACCTTCATGCTGTTATTCTAAACCACTGGTAAAGCAAATGCTTTATAAGAAAATAAGTGGAGTCTCCTCAGAGCTTCAGTTAACATGGAGTTTACAATATGTTCTCaccatctttgtgtgtgtttcctctagGCCTGAGGTTCCCTCTCAAGTTTCAGAGAAATAATATTTAGGTGAAGTTTGATTCTTATTTAACctttgtgtttgtaaatatgCCTATGTCCAGCCTGACATGGAATATCACCTCATATAGACTGTATCCTGCCGTGGTCAGcgtttctcttttctcttgatTTGATCTGTCACCATGATTTAAAGTGAACATGCTTTAGACCTCAtcccttttatttaaatattttaatgtaatatcaATATTTAGTGGATGGCACAGTgacattgttttgcatttgttgttttttttttttttttgtcacatggTTTGTCATAAATGCAAAATCACTTGACTGTTGAAGCTTCAACATTCAGATGTAAATATACATCAGTGTCCTGGATTTTGGCTATTCTCTCAGTTCCTCTCATATGATCCCAAGTACATTGGCCTGAGGCTGAGGTAGCCCAATGGTCTCTAAGATCCCCTTTGTGATTGTCTCCAAGAGGCTCTTCTGTGAACACTTCCGATTTAGCTGTCGGGCCAGAAAGCAGCCCAGTGCTTGCCAATACAAAGCATGCAGTCAGTTTCTAGAGTCACAGTTATCTGTACTGTAGAAAGTTGTTTCAGTGCTCTTGTTGCTGCCCAAATAGTGGCAGAACTCAAGATTTCTTGGTGGTCTGATCTTTCACTCTTGTACTGTGAGTTGTTTGATCCTCGTTCAGGAACTAAAGAGCTCTTTACTTGCCTTTTCTGCCCTAAGCAGGTCTTTGGCTCAATAACTAAGGAAAATGGACTTCCCCTCTTTAAGGTGCATGACATAACTGCAATTTCAGGAtttcaacaaaattaaatgatCTTGTGCAACATTAATTTTgatgctgtgtaaatgttttataaaacataTCTGCTGTGATCATGTATTTGAGTTAAATGTTTAGCAGATCACAAGCACTTGATTGCCTAATGTTTATAAACCTCCAAGTTGCTATTTAATTAAAGGTTTACTGTATTAATAATTCACTGTCTGGTAGAGTTATGCCTCTTATCACATAGAGAATTTTGAACTGGTTCTTTTATGttctttaattctgttttatCAGGAAGTTTTACTCGAGAGGTATTTTGAGTGTTGTGGTTGTCACCTCCAGGCTGTGAATGTTGAGCCtgagggggggggtggtggtacagcgagtagcgctgctgtctcacagcgcctgggtggtgcaggagaacgtgggttcaatccccgctcagtctgtgtggagtttgcatgttctccccgtgtctccgtgggtttcctccgggtgctcctgtttcctcccacagtccaaagacatgctgttcaggttcccccatagtgtgtgtgagtgtcacggagtgagtgtgtttcactgatgcatggatgagtaaccccttgtaagtagcatatctagcaatgtagtcaccttggtgaataaggtgtgtggggtagtaacactacatagtatctgttgtaagttgctttggacaaaaaaagtgtctgcaaagtgaataaatgtaaatgtcataaacCTCTGGCTGTTTAAGAAAATGGATGCATCATGTATTaatattgttttgatttttgtacTACAAAGGTCCTTATCCATCAAAAGGGTCAgctaagaattaaaaaaatacaacacttTTATCCTGTACAGTCATGTTAAAATTATCAGGGGTGGAAAGACAATAGTAGTGTGGATACAGGGTTGCTGTTCTCTGTCATTTCTTCTATGGCTATCCAGTGTGTACCAGTCGTAGGCTGATGtcactgcagcacagagcacTATATAGTAGCACAGCTGGAGTCAtgtcactgaaaatatttacttatttctagCATTGTACTCCTTGAAGAAATTGACATAGTAGTTGCAATGTAAGACttcatttatgtgtttgttttgctcttaTCTAACTACTAACTCTGCCTGTTGGCCATTTCAGAGATTCTGTAATGATTCTTCACATAATATGATTGTAACATGTCAGTTTTGACTGTTTATTTGTAATCTTGAGGTGACACCAGAGTGGGGCAATAAGTGCTGATATCCTCTGTGTGTATTGACTACTGGTGGTAATGAGGTGAAACTATTATTGCCCTCTTTTCCTGCATGGGCACATGCAGATCCCCGCTGGGCCTCAGTGAACAGAGGAGTGTTGATTTGCGATGAGTGCTGCAGTGTCCACCGGAGCCTGGGCCGCCACAGCTCGCAGGTGCGTCACCTGACGCACACTCCCTGGCCACCAACACAGCTGCAGGTAAGCTGGTGCCCTCTTGCTGCTCTATTATGGTTTGGCCAGCTCTGCCAAAGCTGTAGGTTTGAAGCTGACTTTAACCAAGGGACTTCTCTTAAAACTTTTCATTCCTTCTCCTACTAATATTTATAGCAGATTAACAGAATGAGGGATGCGTTCGTAGTTTTATACAAGTTCACCAATAACCCCCAGCACATATGTACTCTTGCTAACACATTAAAGTATTGACAAACCCCTACCAAGCTCTCAATCCCTTTAATACAGTGCTGCAGCTCTTAACTCATGAGCTAATAATTCTGGAAGTTCAGGGCAAATCTCTCACTAGCTAGCAGCTCTCTTGTAGTGCATCGaattaacatgtttatttacttaactTCAGGCCTTTAGGTTTTCAGAAATAGTAATGTGATACTGTTGCAGACAGTCACATTAATGTTTATAATTGCAAGCATGCCTGTTTGCTCCAACATGGCTGGGATCCGTACTGGCCTTTGAGAAGTTTACTTTCCTTTGCTTCAGATGGTTCAGATGCTTTACAACAATGGCGCAAATTCAATATGGGAGCATTCCCTGCTGGACCCTGCCTCTGTCATGAGTGGGAAGAGGAAGGCCAACCCTCAGGACAAATTGCAGTGAGTCTCTCCAAATCTGCCTGTCTGGGGTGTTCCTGTGGTCAATCATAAACGTGTGGGGGGGAGAGGAAgaatatgtttttaaagaaaaaaagttgagcTCCTGCCCAAAACTTGCTTCTTTTGTTTGCCCTCAGTCCAAATAAAGCAGAGTTTATAAAGGCAAAATACCAAATGCTTGCATTTGTCCACCGAATGCCATGTCGGGACGACGACAGCTTCACGGCCAAGGACCTGAGCAAGGTGGGTGTAGGCTGCTAGATTTCcagagtacatttttatttatttttttttttgtctggtgGGTCTTTTACCTTGTGAAAGTCGTTACCTTTCTGTATGTCCTTTTACTTCAAATAGATAATTACAAAAGACTAGACAATGATGCATGTACTTGAGGGTATTTGTGTTCCAGAAGTTTTGATACACGTCAAATGACAGAACCTGTCCTTGGGACCTGTGGGTCAAGtgtcaaacttttgactgagcCTTTCCCCCATATAGGTTTGACACTCAAGGCTGTTCCAGAGTTTAATGTGTCAGTAGTTTGAGTTTTTTGTCcatgttgatttttttccagcaacTTCACTCAAGTGTTCGGACTGGTAATCTGGAGACGTGCCTGAGATTACTGTCGCTGGGAGCCCAGGCCAATTTCTTCCACCCAGTAAGAAATGATTTTTGGTAATGTAACTTCCCAAGCAAGGTTGTATAATTGTGTTTAAAATCAAGGTTCTTAACAATGAAAGATATTGATCAtgagtatttaaataaattttgaaaaatccaGCAGTCAGATTTACTTTCTTTTCCTTGtaatttatgaagaaaaatgtgatcATGCAGGTGCTTTCAGGTTTTTGCCTCAGTACTCCAAGCATACCTTTGAAGCAGAAACCAGTAGACACACATTTGATTATATAAAAACGGAAGGTGTTCATGGAAAACGGAATTTGGCACTCACAAAAAGACATGTAGTTTAGTAACTAAGAACCTGGATCTTTAACCCAAAGGTGGCAAGCTTTTAGGGGCAATCTTCAATTCCCTGTTAAAGTTAACTTGATTAGTGAGTAAAAGTATAGTGTTATAAATTGACTTGGATTTGCCATCTGATAGGCAGCTGGAGTAACAGTGACGTAGTAATGATACAGTGGGGTTGTGGCTCATTGGTTGTGTCCTGTATCCATCAAACAGGAGAAAGGGAACACACCGCTGCATGTGGCTGCCAAGGCGGGGCAGGTGTCCCAGGCCGAGCTTCTTGCTGTTTATGGGGCTGACCCCGGTGCCCCTGACTCCAATGGCAAAACCCCAATCGACTATGCAAGGTAACAGTCATGTTTGACCAGTGCTGTGAACCAAGGGATTGGAGTAACATAATAAGTGGCCACTGTGTATTCTATCAGTTAATGATAGTAACAAAGGAAAGTATGTAGTCTAACCCTCTATAAGGAAGGTAATGTGTTCCAGGAAAACCCTTTCTAATGCAGACTTTCATAGCTCAAATGTAAAGGCCATTagtttcagtggtaaaagtTACTGTGTGTTCATGAACCCCCAAAGTGACAATTTATGCTAGAATATCACAAATTAGCATTAAAATGCATGCAGTTTAAAATGGATGCAATAGAAAAGGTTTGTTAAATGTTCTTAGTTAGAGAGAATTTTCATAAGTCAATTTTTGTATCTCGGGGGATAATTGTATTATGATTCTTAACTTATATCTCTTTACAGACAAGCTGGGCACCATGACCTGGCAGACAGGCTGGTGGAAATCCAGTATGAGCTTACAGACAGACTGGCTTTCTACCTCTGTGGGCGGAAGCCGGGTAAGTGTTGTGGGGTGAGTGGTAAAAAGCAGATGTGCCAGTGGCATGGCAATGAACtatctttcttctgttttctagATCACAAAAATGGGCAACACTTTATCATCCCACAGATGGCTGAAAGGTAAGGCACAGGCCATAACATTGTGGAGACAAAGCATTTTAGGTTGTTCAGCAAAAAAAGGTATGTAGCCTGCTTGTTTTAGAAAAACCTCAAATGAGAACAGGGACTAAATATGAGTGGCAAGTGATCTGTGAGTTCTTTACACATTACCTTCAGTTGCATGTTTATATAGGTCATCTGCTACCCACTAGGAATATGCTGGCAAAAGTGTCACACACTCATGGTTGAAAGTTTAGGCCTTTGagctcaaaaaatgtttttatggttGTGTAATTTGTAATCAGTCTGCCTGTATGTTTTACTGTGGAATTGCTTTGACATAGGTGCACCTTAGACATGCAAAggaaaatacacttttattgagttattttctgaaatactgtattttttttctgttgcattcTTTGGATGGAAAAGAAATATGTAAGTATTTAGCAGAGTATATATACTGGATTTATGGCATTTAGCcagcagaattaatttttttttttttttttttttttaatttgcagcaGTCAGGATTTATCAGAATTGGcaaaagcagcaaagaaaaaacttcAGTCTGTAAGTAAACTTTCAAATTAAGGAATTTTGactttgctttttattatgGATGGTGTGCAGTAGTTGCAGTTTTGATATATAGAACAGTGATTGAGGGGTGTGGcttaaggtgtgtttttttttttttttttttttttttttttttttttttcctttcttcctgtCCCCTTTTATCAGTAACTGGTATTTtaacagagggggaaaaaaattacttactATAGTGCAGACTGCTTTATATAGACAGTGGTTAGGAGCCAAGCCGTCTGGTCCACATTTTTAACACTCCACTTTTAAAGCGGactctttcaaaatgtttaaaaatagttAACCTATTTGAATTCCTGATAATGGCATTTACTGGATTTTACTGTGTGTGAAGCAAGAGTTGACAGAAGAATTAGCAGCTCTCCATGTGCTATCTTCCAGCTCAGCAATCACTTGTTTGAGGAGCTGGCAATGGATGTATATGACGAAGTGGACAGAAGGGAGACAGATGCTGGTAAGTGGCACCCAGACAAACCCTGGTATAAATTTTGGTAACAATAGTTTGTAAACTAGAAGACCACATGGACTGTTCTTGAGCACCTGAAAGCCCCTGGCTAGGTAGGGTATGACCATGTTTTTTGTGAGTCACAGATGCAATTAATAATGCTctgaaaataatctttttttttttttttttttttaaagagcacaGTGCTGTCATTTGTGAGTCAGGTATATTTGGTCAGCCAAATGGTAAAAAGAGCAAGataaaataagtggaaaaagcCATACAGGAAGTATTGTACATAGAAAGAGTTGTTTTAAGGCCAACTGGACtacagcttggggtgccttgcgacggactggcgtcccctccccctccggccttacgccctgtgttaccgggtaggctccggttccccgcgaccccgtatgggacaagcggttctgaaagtgtgtgtgtgtgtgtgtgtgtgtgtgtgtgtgtgtgtgtgtgtgtgtgtgtgtggacaacTTGATTGGCTGGAGTACATGAAGAATGTCACTCCTCTTATTTATAGTATGGCTAGCAACGCAGAACCACAGCACTCTGGTAACGGAAACAACAGTTGTGCCTTTTCTTCCTGTGAACCCCGAGTACTCATCTACAAGAAATCAGGCAAGTGTTTGTTCTTTCTGTGGAACTTGACAGTCATATTTCCTCACCGCAGTAGAAGCATACTTTCAACATTCAACAAAATTTGGTTTTTAAATCATTGTGGAGGTTAGCAAGACCTGGTGCTTGGATAGACTTGTCTTTTTCCTCATAGTATCTATCAATTTTACAATGTGAAATATGGTCATTCTTTTCTGTTGTGGCATGTGTGGTGTTTCTAGGGACGACAGAAGCTTGCCAGATTCAATGCACATGAGTTTGCAACACTTGTCATTGACATCCTTAGTGACGCAAAGCGCCGGCAGCAAGGCAGCTCTGTAACAAGCCCAAAAGGTAGGGGTCACAGGGTGGGGTTAGATTAAGCCCCACCCACTTCCCAACATGTCCCTTGCTCTTGTTCACATGGACCATTTTTCTGACTGCTGTCATCTCCTTTTTAGAAAATGTTGAACTGATCCTGAAAAGCGTGGATGGCCGTCATGGAAGTGAGAGCCAAGACAATGACCAGCCAGATTATGACAGCGTTGCATCAGATGAAGACACGGACCAGGACACTCCCTCTGGCAAAGGGGACCGGACCAAGGTACCGTCCACTATCTTGTAGCTGTTGACATAGAAAAACTAAATGGGAACAGAGCAGTTCTTCAGTCCAGCCTCACAGAAACACTTTCAGCTTTCAAAAGTCTGCTGGGCTACTGTCCAGAAGCAAAAGTAAAGGCTCTCACTGCAATGTTGACCTTTGTGCTTTGAATGATGAAAGTCTTATTCTACATCAGCATGACATGAATactttctcctttcttttttatctGCAAAATACTACAAGCCTCATGCTCAGCTACTCAGAtttaataattgcttgtccttgtcagggcatagtggtccagagcctatcccagaatctcTGGAGCGGGTACAGcttggataggacaccagtccatcatagaaTACTACAAcctgtttaaatgtatttttggggTTTAAGTTGCATACTAAATAGAGAAATTGCTTTTATGTGTGGCATTATTTTAAAGTGGATGGAATTTGATATTAGGCATGTTTACACCAGAGAGACAGAACCTAACCGAGGAAAATTTTATCCTTCCTTTTTCACCCCTCTTCAGAGTGTGGACTCTGACCTATCAGATGGTCCCATTACGGTACAGGAGTTCCTGGAGGTGAAGAACGCCCTGTCAGCTTCAGAGGCCAAGATTCAGCAACTCATGAAGGCCAACAGTAACCTGAGTGATGAGCTACGGCTGATGCAGAAAAAGGTATCCACAGAGAACCGGCACGTGGGCACTAATGCAGACACCTAGGACACTGGAGCTGCCCCAGGGGAAGCAGGGAAACATAGCACTAGGCTATCCCTTTTAATGGGCCGTGCACTGTCTTAAAGAGCAAAAAAGACTGCACAATGGCTACTTTTCCTATACCCACAATATAAGGTGATGTCGTTGTACTCTTCAGAATCCTGCTGTTCTATTCCACTTAATATCAGGTGGACTCCCATCTTCTCGGGGGGGCAAATGAACAACATAAACATCTTTTTCCCTAACACAACGTGCATCTTAATATTCTGTTTGTAGCTTTtggtttgattttattttaaaagtgcatagcacaaaaatattgtaatagtTTTAAAAGCCTCTTCTTCATAGACAAGGGATTGCAACTTAAGGTCAACTTCAGGTTCACACTTTTGGATTGAATTCTACTCTACTTTTAATTGCATGATTTTTGTTTACATGTGAGGTCTAAAAATCTGAATCAAGATGTTACAGGTCAATGAGATATCAAAGCCTACACCTTTTAGATCCTCAGTGGGCTATCTTGTAGCCAGAATTGCAAGAATGTTCCCTAAACATGTATACATCTATTTATTCGCAAGAATTGTACAGAACTGCATTGTTTTCAGAGTCTTGCATAATTCGTGACTGAGGAATCTCTTTAAAGTGCACATTGTCTGTTTTCCCTCGAAAGGGGAAGAGAAATTCAGGCCTTTGTCTTGTGACCAGCACAGACCGAGGGAGCCATAACCTGTAGGAATAATTACATGTTTCAAATGCATGCAAAAACAATAGTACACTTCTGTTATACCTATAATGATCTCACACAGCAGACTTAGATTTTTTCCGTAAAGAAAAGAACCCTGGAATTGAATCTGTGGTTGATACTGTAGGCTTCCAAGTTTggaattttttcccccttcaagtaatgtgtgaatttttaaatttttctactcaactttttttgttttttctttttttgatgaaaGGTATCTGAATTAAGTGCTTGTACATTTCCATAGAAAGAACGCAAGACATGGGGAAAATAGTCTTTGAGATTACACATTGAACAGTATTTGGTTTTGTGGTATAGTGCTTTCCCTAATAATTCATTCTGGTTAATGAGGAGTCATTGTTTTGCAAATAATGTGGAATGCCTTTGCATACTGTTTGAGATTAACTTTGTCATTATATGGGCATTTTAAAGTGACTTGTTTATGCTGAATGGACTGGGCTGGACTTGTGTGACTTATGGCCAATTTAAAACCCCATCTGAATTGGCTTTTATCTGGACAATTCCAAGTCCTTCTAGTTTTCCTTCAGCTGCGATTCATTCAACTGATTTGATCTCCTGTGTTGTTTTGTGAAGTATTTGACTTTTTCTGCAACATTTCTACTCTCCCTGTATCTTACACGACAAACTCCATGAAGTTTGAACCTTTATCTGTTGCTGCCTGTTTGTGTCAGCAGTATGGTGTCTGTTGCCAGTACCGCCCTTCATTTCACATGCCACATCTGCAGCATGAGGCTTGCTTGCTGTCCTCTGCTTGCTTTATTTGCTGTACTTTCCCATGCCCAGCATGTTGACAGCTACAGAAAGGAGCATCCTATTTAATGTGCTTAGAGTGCCATTTTAGGGATTTGTACAAGTAAACCCTGCTGAAAGTCTAgttaatttgaaaaatacagttatactactaaaagttaaaaatgaaatgaacatgGAGTGGCATTGCACACTTTTACGCTAGACCAGGCACCATTTTTGTATTGCTTGTGAGGGACAGTTAGGTAGTAAACACCAGCTTGCTGCGAAAGCGCTTCTTAGCCTCTTGCCGACCGTCTTTTCCAGCTGCAATCGCTGCAAAGCGAGAACACATCTCTCAGGCGGCAGGTCACAACCAATATCTATCAGGTCCCCAGCGGTTCAGAGTTCCCCGACCCCTCCAGTCCCTCGGCCCTGAAGCGCCGACCATCAGCTCGGAGTAGCAGGCCCATTTCTATGTATGAGACTGGCTCGGGCCTGAAGCCCTATCTCCCCAGGGGAGAGGCCCCCTACCCAGAAGAGGGTATCCCCACTCTGCAGCCCCTCCCACCTCATGTAAGTAAGACCTGCAAACCagcttttgccatttttgttatttcaaaCTTCTcttatttcttcctttcttaCTTTCCTGCATTTCTCTTGTCTCTGTTGATCTAAAGGCTGTTGTTACAGAAGCCATATTTATCACGGAGTCTACATGTTCCTAAGGCAGGACCATGTTGTTGGTGTGGGCAATGGTTTAGTCACACAGGTAGTCTCATCCCGCAAGGAGCATTTTAATCCCAGCAATTTGCTTGACCCAACTTTCACAGCATTTCTGGAGACATTTTCCCTTCTTAGATGGCCTTCATTTGTATTTGTCCCagcattcatttaaaatgacaggaaACCAGTTGTTCCTAATGTAACAGAGTGTGACCTTATCTGAACTACTGTGAAGGTGTGTACAGTTTAAAACATGATTAAATGCATCtttaaagcatttcattgcttctgtcatttattttaactCTTTAGAAACATATATGCAAGTCTTCATTTTTCCCTTTGAATTACATGTGATATTCATGCATAGCATTACCACCTTTGTATAACTCCTTCATACACATTTAATGTGGTGTTCCCCTTTCACTGTTTGTCTTTATTATATTCTATTCTTCTTGTGTATCTAGTGTAGATAATGCTTCCTAGTGCTCAGCCAGGATCTGGTCCTgctttatgccttttttttttttttttttttaatttttttttttaacagtatgaTATGATCAGAGAAGATCTTGGTTTAGTGCTTAGGAACATGATATCTTGTCTGgtattttcccattttgttttttattctgttttcattttcatgagtTTGGTTTGAACCCTTTCTAGATCGGGAGGGGTGCTTTTGTGACCTCTTCATCCCTCCCCTCGTTCCCCTCCACCCTTTCCTGGTCGTGGGATGAAAGCACGCAAAGGGTTAAGTACCTCCTCACTTGGGCTCCTCCTGGTGggaagttgctttttttttcctccccccccccccccccttatttcTCATGCTGCTCCCAGACAGCCCCTCTGCATGAGAGTCCACAATCTATTGCTCATTCTCACTCAGCTGGCAAAACCTCCACCCTCTTGCCTTTCATTCTTTCCGTGCTCCTCACACCTTTGTGAACATGGCCTCTTGAGCTCACTCCTCACCATATTATCGTAAACATGGTGGCGCTAGTCTTAATTCACTGTGCTGTCATAAACCTTTACACCTCTTCAAGGTCCATcctagaaatgtttttttgtatatgcttttaaaaaattttattatgtgaAATTTGGGCAGggcaattaaaatgtttacaagtTCTGATATTAATAATGGTTTACTGTAAAGGTAGTGGACAAAAAAGTAAAGGCCTGTGTAACGTGTGTGTGACAATCACTCACTCCTTCCCAATCGTTGTCATGTATTTTATAAGCAGACTACCATTCAGGTTCAGTAATACTAGGCAACACAGCTGCAAGCGTCCTCAGTGACTTCAGGGTATAGTTCTTATCCCatgtttttggtatttttaatgTCAAAGGCTGTTGAAATTCTAGCCtatgagaaataaaatgattatCAAAGAGCAAGTCTGTAGAAGCACATTCTGCAGTATGTGTCAAACTTGTGATTTTTTCAGCATCCTGAACTGGCAAAATTGTATAGGAACATCAGAAAGCCAAGTAGCATAGCTGAGTTACAGTGTACAACCCAGTCTTAAcatctgtaaatgtttgcagATCCAGTATTAGAAAAATCACAGGCATTGTGAGCATTGacatatgaaataatttaataaattgagCTTAAGCAGAGGTGACTATATTATGTTTAATGGTTGACTGCTcttttagaaatatttaatgCTATGTGAAATGCTACCATGTTGAGATTTGTTTTGGATGCTTGCCTTGTATTCCTGATGGATGTCCTTTCAGGATGATGCTGGTCTACATGGCATGTCAAATTTGTTGTCTGGTGACATGGTTACCTTCTTGTGTTGCCCCCCTTCCACACTTTGTCACATGCCCTTAAAACAGGAGACTCCAGGTGTTTCTGATAGGGGTCTGAAAGATCTGATTATCTCCTGTCTATCTCCTAGGTCATTGTTGGGGCAGAAAATGGCATCACTTAGTTTTGGCAAATGTGAATCACTGAACTACTTTCCAGTTCccagctttttcttttatttctatttttacctttttagtACCTGAAAATCTGAAGATGTTAACCTTAATCCA
The window above is part of the Scleropages formosus chromosome 19, fSclFor1.1, whole genome shotgun sequence genome. Proteins encoded here:
- the git2a gene encoding ARF GTPase-activating protein GIT2a isoform X2; the protein is MSKRLRNSEVCADCSVPDPRWASVNRGVLICDECCSVHRSLGRHSSQVRHLTHTPWPPTQLQMVQMLYNNGANSIWEHSLLDPASVMSGKRKANPQDKLHPNKAEFIKAKYQMLAFVHRMPCRDDDSFTAKDLSKQLHSSVRTGNLETCLRLLSLGAQANFFHPEKGNTPLHVAAKAGQVSQAELLAVYGADPGAPDSNGKTPIDYARQAGHHDLADRLVEIQYELTDRLAFYLCGRKPDHKNGQHFIIPQMAESSQDLSELAKAAKKKLQSLSNHLFEELAMDVYDEVDRRETDAVWLATQNHSTLVTETTVVPFLPVNPEYSSTRNQGRQKLARFNAHEFATLVIDILSDAKRRQQGSSVTSPKENVELILKSVDGRHGSESQDNDQPDYDSVASDEDTDQDTPSGKGDRTKSVDSDLSDGPITVQEFLEVKNALSASEAKIQQLMKANSNLSDELRLMQKKLQSLQSENTSLRRQVTTNIYQVPSGSEFPDPSSPSALKRRPSARSSRPISMYETGSGLKPYLPRGEAPYPEEGIPTLQPLPPHIGRGAFVTSSSLPSFPSTLSWSWDESTQRASKLEKQSSMPDSDYDNTANDAEVDETGLGRKAKLRSSGWLGESPVPEPDDTEAEADPTLPSTEDVIRKTEQITKNIQELLRAAQENKHESFVPCSERIHVAVTEMAALFPKKPRSETVRGSLRLLTSSAFRLQCECRKAVAPEAGPNPDMQLVTQQVIQCAYDIAKGAKQLVTITTKENSN
- the git2a gene encoding ARF GTPase-activating protein GIT2a isoform X4 yields the protein MSKRLRNSEVCADCSVPDPRWASVNRGVLICDECCSVHRSLGRHSSQVRHLTHTPWPPTQLQMVQMLYNNGANSIWEHSLLDPASVMSGKRKANPQDKLHPNKAEFIKAKYQMLAFVHRMPCRDDDSFTAKDLSKQLHSSVRTGNLETCLRLLSLGAQANFFHPEKGNTPLHVAAKAGQVSQAELLAVYGADPGAPDSNGKTPIDYARQAGHHDLADRLVEIQYELTDRLAFYLCGRKPDHKNGQHFIIPQMAESSQDLSELAKAAKKKLQSLSNHLFEELAMDVYDEVDRRETDAVWLATQNHSTLVTETTVVPFLPVNPEYSSTRNQGRQKLARFNAHEFATLVIDILSDAKRRQQGSSVTSPKENVELILKSVDGRHGSESQDNDQPDYDSVASDEDTDQDTPSGKGDRTKSVDSDLSDGPITVQEFLEVKNALSASEAKIQQLMKANSNLSDELRLMQKKLQSLQSENTSLRRQVTTNIYQVPSGSEFPDPSSPSALKRRPSARSSRPISMYETGSGLKPYLPRGEAPYPEEGIPTLQPLPPHASKLEKQSSMPDSDYDNTANDAEVDETGLGRKAKLRSSGWLGESPVPEPDDTEAEADPTLPSTEDVIRKTEQITKNIQELLRAAQENKHESFVPCSERIHVAVTEMAALFPKKPRSETVRGSLRLLTSSAFRLQCECRKAVAPEAGPNPDMQLVTQQVIQCAYDIAKGAKQLVTITTKENSN
- the git2a gene encoding ARF GTPase-activating protein GIT2a isoform X5; translation: MSKRLRNSEVCADCSVPDPRWASVNRGVLICDECCSVHRSLGRHSSQVRHLTHTPWPPTQLQMVQMLYNNGANSIWEHSLLDPASVMSGKRKANPQDKLHPNKAEFIKAKYQMLAFVHRMPCRDDDSFTAKDLSKQLHSSVRTGNLETCLRLLSLGAQANFFHPEKGNTPLHVAAKAGQVSQAELLAVYGADPGAPDSNGKTPIDYARQAGHHDLADRLVEIQYELTDRLAFYLCGRKPDHKNGQHFIIPQMAERNISQDLSELAKAAKKKLQSLSNHLFEELAMDVYDEVDRRETDAVWLATQNHSTLVTETTVVPFLPVNPEYSSTRNQGRQKLARFNAHEFATLVIDILSDAKRRQQGSSVTSPKENVELILKSVDGRHGSESQDNDQPDYDSVASDEDTDQDTPSGKGDRTKSVDSDLSDGPITVQEFLEVKNALSASEAKIQQLMKANSNLSDELRLMQKKLQSLQSENTSLRRQVTTNIYQVPSGSEFPDPSSPSALKRRPSARSSRPISMYETGSGLKPYLPRGEAPYPEEGIPTLQPLPPHASKLEKQSSMPDSDYDNTANDAEVDETGLGRKAKLRSSGWLGESPVPEPDDTEAEADPTLPSTEDVIRKTEQITKNIQELLRAAQENKHESRVGEREGVRRLRHSLGCFSTLVPWADKTPSLPAPGLSVPPQPDPDPASWYSGLCPCLPGTVSPL